In Bacillota bacterium, the following are encoded in one genomic region:
- a CDS encoding ACT domain-containing protein, which produces MRIATLGPKGTFSEEAALIYQQRMTGRTEPEKIDFFSIPECLQRVESYLAERAVLPAENMVDGIIGITFDSLIEFHDFVKVCDEVHVKIKYVLCGQMESLDQVDKVFSHPSALNQCVHNLEKLLPGRLQVPISSTAEAAVKALEDPRAAALCSPRTAEEYGLKILHENLADYPNNQTRFFVCGLTDSPPTGSDRTLLAVRFGENRPGQLHEITGYFAENGIDLTFVQSRPYKVRPQEYVLLFEMIGHKSDPKLKNALQQVEQKVRSSNGWKKVLGSYPRQE; this is translated from the coding sequence GTGCGGATTGCAACTTTAGGGCCTAAAGGCACTTTTTCAGAAGAGGCTGCCCTGATTTACCAGCAGAGAATGACAGGACGAACAGAGCCGGAGAAAATTGATTTTTTCAGCATTCCCGAATGCCTGCAGCGCGTTGAGTCATATCTTGCTGAGCGGGCGGTTCTGCCTGCAGAAAACATGGTTGACGGTATTATCGGCATTACTTTTGATTCCCTGATTGAGTTCCATGATTTTGTTAAAGTGTGCGATGAGGTTCACGTTAAGATTAAGTATGTCTTATGCGGTCAAATGGAAAGCTTGGACCAAGTAGATAAGGTCTTTTCTCATCCATCGGCTCTTAATCAGTGTGTGCACAATCTGGAGAAGCTGCTGCCCGGGCGACTGCAGGTTCCCATTTCGTCCACGGCTGAAGCAGCGGTGAAAGCTCTCGAAGATCCACGGGCCGCAGCCCTGTGCTCACCAAGAACAGCGGAGGAATACGGGCTCAAGATCCTCCATGAGAATCTGGCTGATTATCCCAACAATCAAACAAGGTTCTTTGTATGCGGTCTGACCGACAGTCCCCCAACTGGCAGTGATCGGACGCTGCTTGCTGTCCGATTCGGAGAAAACCGACCGGGTCAGCTGCATGAAATCACCGGGTATTTTGCAGAAAACGGCATCGATTTGACATTTGTCCAGTCTCGACCTTACAAAGTGCGGCCGCAGGAGTATGTGCTGCTCTTTGAAATGATTGGCCATAAATCGGACCCAAAACTGAAAAATGCGCTCCAGCAGGTTGAGCAGAAAGTCCGCTCTTCTAACGGCTGGAAAAAGGTGCTGGGAAGTTACCCCCGGCAGGAATAA